The following proteins are co-located in the Dyadobacter chenwenxiniae genome:
- a CDS encoding LysM peptidoglycan-binding domain-containing protein translates to MEDEFPKKRNVRPTEKSNLPIVTLLVLVLLVLAMLYVGYEYISDSSSNSEELTSVVVDSTLDEQSAGEPITDEPAEALETTPAEKSAEPVKEKPKEAEKETTPAISASSVGGEQITHTVKSGESFSSIASRYNLKTETLKGLNSSSPELKSDVTKLKIQVQAVHTVGPGDVLRVVAGKYGITKEALMKANGRTRDYSERGEKLIIPFPSKK, encoded by the coding sequence ATGGAAGACGAATTCCCTAAAAAAAGAAATGTCCGTCCGACCGAAAAGTCCAACCTCCCCATTGTTACGCTTCTTGTGTTGGTTCTTTTGGTATTAGCAATGTTATATGTGGGATATGAATACATTTCAGATAGTTCGTCCAATTCTGAAGAGCTTACCTCGGTTGTTGTGGATTCAACCTTAGACGAGCAAAGCGCCGGAGAGCCAATTACGGATGAACCCGCCGAAGCGCTGGAAACTACGCCTGCTGAGAAATCAGCCGAACCGGTAAAAGAAAAACCAAAAGAGGCCGAAAAAGAAACAACTCCCGCTATTTCGGCATCCTCTGTGGGTGGAGAACAAATCACGCATACCGTAAAAAGTGGTGAAAGCTTTTCCAGCATTGCATCCCGCTATAATTTAAAAACAGAAACATTAAAGGGCTTGAATTCGTCCAGCCCTGAATTAAAGTCCGACGTTACGAAACTTAAAATTCAGGTTCAAGCCGTGCATACAGTGGGACCTGGTGACGTTTTGAGGGTTGTTGCGGGCAAATATGGGATCACCAAAGAAGCGCTTATGAAAGCGAATGGCAGAACGAGGGATTACTCGGAAAGAGGTGAAAAACTGATCATTCCTTTCCCTTCTAAGAAGTAG
- the purE gene encoding 5-(carboxyamino)imidazole ribonucleotide mutase, whose product MVGIIMGSLSDRKIMQQAADALSELGIAFEMEIVSAHRTPERMLEYASTARSRGLQVIIAGAGGAAHLPGMVASLTSLPVIGVPVLSSNSIDGWDSVLSILQMPSGVPVATVALDGARNAGILAAQIIGATDPAVGKRLDLFKEGLKEKVAVMNEELRNHLGS is encoded by the coding sequence ATGGTTGGAATCATAATGGGAAGCCTTTCGGACCGGAAAATTATGCAGCAGGCAGCTGATGCACTTTCCGAGCTTGGGATCGCCTTCGAAATGGAGATCGTTTCGGCGCACCGGACTCCCGAACGCATGCTGGAATATGCGTCAACGGCCAGAAGCCGCGGATTACAAGTTATCATTGCCGGTGCAGGCGGCGCGGCGCACTTGCCAGGAATGGTCGCCTCGCTTACTTCATTGCCCGTTATCGGCGTTCCGGTTTTATCAAGCAATTCGATTGATGGTTGGGATTCAGTGCTTTCCATTCTGCAAATGCCCTCAGGCGTTCCGGTTGCGACGGTTGCGCTGGACGGTGCCAGAAACGCAGGAATACTGGCCGCGCAGATCATTGGAGCCACCGATCCGGCAGTCGGAAAACGGCTGGATTTGTTCAAAGAAGGCTTAAAAGAAAAAGTCGCGGTGATGAATGAGGAATTGAGAAATCACCTTGGAAGTTAG
- a CDS encoding 5-(carboxyamino)imidazole ribonucleotide synthase encodes MLSSRIGILGGGQLGLMLLQAAVDWNLDIHVLDPDAEAPCRKIAPHFQQGSLQDYDTVYNFGKELDVITIEIEKVNVQALEALEKEGKKIFPQPSVIHQIQDKRIQKQFYKENNLPTADFILTENRDDVYKNASFLPAFHKLGKDGYDGRGVQRLTSEADIEKAFEQPGLLEKAVPFEKELAVIVARNVKGEITTFPTVEMVFHPELNLVEYLFAPAEIEKTIDEKAQEIARKTAEAFQIVGLLAVELFMTADGEILINEVAPRPHNSGHHTIRANATSQYEQHWRAILDLPLGSTHAYGPSAMVNLLGEEGHEGPAVYEGMEKLLATEQVFPFLYWKAITKSFRKMGHITIMDADIASLKRKVDFVKQNIRVISK; translated from the coding sequence ATGCTTTCATCGCGAATAGGAATCCTTGGCGGCGGCCAACTAGGACTGATGCTTTTACAAGCCGCTGTGGACTGGAATCTGGACATTCACGTCCTCGATCCCGATGCAGAGGCACCATGCAGAAAAATTGCCCCTCACTTTCAGCAAGGCTCATTACAGGATTATGACACAGTTTATAATTTCGGTAAAGAGCTGGATGTCATCACAATAGAAATCGAAAAGGTGAATGTCCAGGCTCTGGAAGCACTGGAAAAGGAAGGAAAGAAAATCTTTCCGCAGCCATCGGTTATCCACCAGATTCAGGATAAGCGCATCCAAAAGCAGTTTTACAAAGAAAATAACCTCCCTACTGCTGATTTTATATTAACAGAAAACCGGGATGATGTTTATAAAAACGCCTCATTTCTGCCCGCATTTCACAAGCTGGGAAAAGACGGTTACGACGGCCGCGGCGTGCAGCGGTTAACCTCGGAAGCGGACATTGAAAAGGCTTTCGAGCAGCCGGGATTACTGGAAAAAGCAGTGCCTTTTGAAAAGGAACTGGCCGTGATCGTGGCGCGCAATGTGAAAGGGGAAATCACCACATTCCCGACCGTGGAAATGGTTTTTCATCCTGAACTGAACCTCGTCGAATATCTTTTTGCCCCCGCAGAAATTGAAAAAACCATTGATGAAAAAGCACAGGAAATAGCCAGAAAAACGGCGGAAGCTTTCCAGATTGTAGGCCTTTTGGCCGTAGAGCTTTTCATGACAGCCGACGGCGAGATCCTGATCAACGAAGTGGCACCACGGCCGCATAATAGTGGGCACCACACGATCCGCGCCAATGCAACTTCGCAATATGAGCAACATTGGCGGGCTATTTTGGATTTGCCGCTCGGCAGCACGCACGCTTACGGGCCGTCTGCTATGGTGAATTTGCTGGGGGAAGAAGGCCACGAAGGCCCGGCTGTTTATGAAGGAATGGAGAAATTGTTGGCTACTGAACAGGTTTTCCCGTTCCTTTACTGGAAGGCGATTACAAAATCATTCAGAAAAATGGGCCACATTACCATTATGGATGCCGATATCGCGTCTTTAAAGAGAAAGGTTGATTTTGTTAAGCAGAATATTAGAGTAATCAGTAAGTAA
- a CDS encoding type II toxin-antitoxin system VapC family toxin, whose protein sequence is MLLLDTNILIDYLRDKPQAIQFINYTGKLNLGINTIVVLELYNGCLNRAEFAKIKRTLNGFIQFDLNESVAKAAIDISHTFALSHQLSVADTLIAATALVYDLELRTLNVRDFRMIPGLRVSNSLLLP, encoded by the coding sequence AGAGACAAGCCGCAAGCCATTCAATTCATTAATTACACAGGGAAACTCAACCTTGGAATCAACACCATCGTTGTTTTAGAACTATATAATGGATGCCTTAACAGGGCCGAATTTGCCAAAATCAAACGCACGCTCAATGGCTTTATTCAGTTTGATCTCAATGAATCTGTTGCCAAAGCGGCGATTGATATTAGTCACACATTCGCACTATCCCATCAGTTAAGCGTCGCTGATACGCTTATTGCTGCAACTGCATTGGTCTATGATCTTGAACTACGAACATTAAATGTCAGAGATTTCCGGATGATCCCTGGTCTCCGCGTTTCTAACTCCCTACTTCTGCCGTAG